The Neodiprion pinetum isolate iyNeoPine1 chromosome 5, iyNeoPine1.2, whole genome shotgun sequence genome segment GAAAAATCAACAACCTCGAGAATGGAagaaaggatgaaaaaaattgatacattttttctgcATCACCCCCACCGCGAatgatgtttttttcaaactttaattCCTTTCACGATGCGAGGTACATTTTTTACCCTTCGTAGCCCACGCTGAATTCGTTTGTCCCGGGGGCTCAGCTTCGAGAGCTTCAAAGCTTTCATCGTGCTGGCTGCGTGCTACGGACTGAGTTTAATTCCATGCGGTGTCACTTCCGTAGCTCTGCGGATGAACTTCCGGCTGTTCGAGGCGAGTTAGGCTCCCTCCCAATTTCAATCCCCCCCCTGAACGGCTTGTCGAAAATCGTCTGTTTTTATCCTATAACTTTACAGTTGAGAGATTCACAcgaagagaataaaagagcagattttgaccctcgaaaTTGTTGGAAAAGCGAAGCACATAAGGTTTTTTGATGAAATCTACTTCATGAAAGGCAAAATATGGTACTCTAGAAATAGTGAAAACCACTGTGTACGGAGGAAAATCTGCTAAATTTATAGTACAAAATATAGTTGACATGGGTATTTCTTTTACCAAAAACCTTGATATGTCTCTCTTTTCCTATAgtttttgagtaaaatctactaatttttttctccctgtGAGTGTGCACTTCCTCCTCGACTACCGAGTTTTGAACATCTCGTACGTTTAGGAATGTCATTATAAATTGCCTAATGACGGCAGGCTGGGCCCGCCGAAACGtcgcaaaatgaaaataaaaatatgcgaaCCATGCATGATCAAATTCTCTGACCCTCTCCGACGAATCCTTCTACATATTTAAGAAAATCGAAGAGTCACGAAATCTTCACCTTAAAAATAACGGACGAACAATACAAAATAATGAATACCGTTGCAGCAATAACCGATTACAGTGATCAACAAATAACTTATAACGAGTAACAAATCGCAATGGCAAAATAAGAACTATCGAGTAACAAAAATATCAGCAACGAACAACGAATAAGAAACAAGAAGTGAAAAACAACAAGTATGTAATAAATAGCAAACGGCAAGTaataaatagaagaaaaaaaattcaaaatcccGAATGACAATTACAgcgaacgaaaagaaaaaaaaacagcataAATACGTCAAAATACAAAGTACCAAACAACCGTGAGAAGAAATCTTTGAAGTCCGCAGATAGcaaaaatgataatgatacGACTGAATATCGATTAGCGTGTATAAAAACCACTTGTTGAACGACAAAGACTGTGCGAAAATATATTACGTCACAGCGTTAACGATTCGTTCGATCGACGCGGGAGATTGATGTGAAACAATTCGTCTTGTAATTCGTCATGTTTTTCCGTTATGTCGTTTTATTCCTTCTCGCGTCGCTTCGCGGTGTGATTAATGCCTCTACTTTCTTCGTCTCCAGAAACCGCTGAGAGAGCTGAGCCGTTTGTGCTTGGGTACAGCCGTGTCGGGGGGCGGCGGATGCGGGGGTGGAGGTGGCCTGCAACACGTACCCACGGAGATATGTGACGAGGCTAAGGGAGGGCTGCCCCTGCTACAGGTATGGCCCAGCGACTCGCCCAGAGGCGAGGCTGACGGTCAGGCGCAAACTTTCGTGTTCCCCGACACTCAGGAGAGCGTAACTGACAGCGGTATCGATTCGATACaggtataaattttcacccagTTACATTGGATCAGAATTACAGAGACCGTAGTTTAATTTGACGACAAAATTTTAAGGCCCACGGTTCacagtttttactttttttccgacTTTTGTTTCCATTATTCATTTTCGACGAGTTTCATTCTCCCCTGTTCTGATCTGctatatgaatttttatcgtcGATCAATCTatgaatagaattattatCAGCTTTGGATCGATAGTTCGTCaatcgagaaaatttaaaaatactttcatttgttgtatcatttttcatttggcattaattttttcgtgCCACTTCTTATACAGGGATCGACGTGTTATCCCATGAATAATTAGTTTCAAATTTgagaatgtttaaaaaaatatctatcgtttagatattttttgtaatcacATTATTATTCGATTCCCAAAGGTGAATAATTTCCGGAAAATACGCGCTTTTCACTTGACTCTGACACTCGATACTTGTGGAATGGgaaagaataaatttgaaacttgatCCACTTACCAAAGTCCTCTGAGACTCCGTATCCTTTGGATAATTTACAGGTTTCTCCGTTGCCTTGTGGTCCGATTTGTTCCGGAAGTCCTACAACGACACCTCAGCCGTCGCGTCGGCCAAGTTTGCTGCATCCGGATCACGCGCGGCTTTATCTTCATCAACTTCATCACCACCACGCGAGTGGCGGTTCAAAGTGCCCCTCATCTCCGGATAAGAACTCGTCCATTGACGAAGACCCGCCACCCGGACCCCCAAGTCCGTCTAGCTCGACTACTAGCAGTTTACACTCGATGCCCAGTTCTGCCATGGCTTCGACGCATTCTCAGGATAGAAGACGAAGCAGCAGGTgagaaagaaatagaaaaagaaaaatagagaatTGAACTAAGTCCAAGGGGTCAACCATAATTCTTGAACCGATTCAAAGATTAGGCTCCAGAGAAAGTTTGAAAGAACTGAGATGGTTGAGAAGATCTGTTGGGATTTTAGCAAAGATTTCTGTAACCTCAATTTCATTCTGACACACTTGAAAATACGCGACACGACTCGAAACTATTCAAAGATACTGTCAACGATGGACTTCTAAACTGCGAAGTTTATTTGCTAAAATTACCGAACAAGATAATAATTTAACGTTGTTACAgtgaatttcacaatttttttcgcaataaaggaatgtatataatttattgaaactttGAGATCATTTTATaagtataattaaataaatatcgtaATTTGTTTGAAGTATTTCTTTGGAAAATATGGAAGATATTAGCTATAGATATTAGATATCGGGGGTCACCATCATACTGTGTACATTCTGGAGGCCACagttttcatttgaaatcaacagagtttcaaatttactttAAGGACATGTCTTTCTTCCACATGAACCTAAATTTGGAGTAACATTATTGTTggaagtatttttttattgcaaaaaaagttttgacaaaAATGGCTAATAATTATGCTCTCTTGTTTAAACacatctaaaaaataaaatttcaatttttctgggGGAAGTTAGGCCCATATAGAAGAAAGACATGTCCTCAAAGTAAATTTCAAACCCTATTGATTTCAGATGAATATCAGCTGATATCTTCCATATTTTCCGAggaaataattacaaaaaactacgatatttatttgaatatatgtataaaaagttCTCCaaagtttcaataaattatatacattcctctcttgttaaaaaaattcatgaaagtCACTAAAAAATTTAGTCTTAAGCCTATTTCTCACCTTAAAACTGAACTGAATCAAACCAATGCCAGATGAATCGCCCTCCCGCAGCTATTCTGTGTTAATCTCGCTCGAATGCTATTTGGCACTCTCCGATCCAGCGTTCCGAAATTACGTCTTCCTCGCTCGAAGTTTGGATCCATACTGGCTCCATCCCATTTTCCGATTTCGGTCCCTCGCTCGGTTGGCAGCCTCGCTAGATCGCCTTTCCAGCTCTCCTctattttcctctctctctctctctctctctctctctctctctatttctctctctttcgtaATCCGGCTCTAGACAGATTCGACAACAAGGGATTATCTTTTCTTAGTTGTATAGTGTAAGCTCATATTAGTCGGTAATAACTCGGACTTCTTAGGTATATAAAGTAAATCATCCGAACTCATTAATCGATCCATTCATTTTGGGTTCGTGACAGATACTTCGTAATACTTGAAATGGCCTGTAGACACTCCAAAATAACTTCGAATACCTAAATGAACTCGAAAAGACTTTGGAAGGCTTCTGAATATTTCgatacaattttgaaataatttgaatgacTTGATACGATTTCAAAACACTTGAAACGAGTTCAAGATGCTTCAAATAAAGATGCTTTAAGACACTTctaaaaaataacaaagtaATTTCCAAACACTTCCAAGGACTTGATTAACGTGGCTTCAACGTacttcaaaataattcaaacagtTTGAAGGTActtgtataaaattgaaagtattGAAACCACTTGAACAATCTTATGACTtctgagtttaaaaaaaaaatgccgatTTTTACTCTAGTGGATTCAGCACAACTTCACGGCATTTCAACAGTAGACTTTTTAAGCACTTGAAATTACTTCAAATAAATATGACCGCGACTCCTCACGACAATTAAATGAATTCACGTTGTTCAGAAACACTTATCCCATTCCATCTTCAGATGTACACAAAACGTATCTGACTAATTTCGCATGTTTCACATCGCAGCACTACAAAGTTTCGCCTAACATCTTTAGATCATCTTTTCGCAATCGAACATACAGACTTTTGTTCCTCTTTCCAATCTGTGATCCATTCTTCAGATCAGTGAACCAATTCACTGTGTAATTTTCCACTCTACAACGAATTCCATCCTGCAAATAACTCATCTCTTCGTGCCGTAGGTACGTAATACGAACTCCAGCGTTAAATTCTTAGTTGATCTTCCACAAACCGAAACGTGCAGCCTCTTCCCCAGATCACATCAATTCCCTTGACACCATCCTCTTCTATTCTTGACTTTCTTCCGTCATTCAGTATCTGATGTCAACGAGTACCTTACCTCTGATTGCTGCCTCCCCAGGTACAGCATGTTCGACGCATTGGACTTGGAGTACGCGTTGCTGCGAGCAGCAGCGAGGGGTTCGGTGGGTCCCTATTCGCTCTCGGAGTCTCTTCACAAGCTCACCTTCACCCAAAGCCTCGCATTTCCGGCGTTGGCTCGGGGTCTGGCTTCGAAACAGAGTCGCCTGCCGGCCGCGCGGCCGAAGCAGGACGCCGAGACCGGGTTGAACGCGTTCGCCAAGGTCGTGACCGCTCTGGTCCTCGTCCTTGTCAGCGTTCTCGTTTTCGGCGTGGTCTACAAGTTTGTGAGGACGTGAGGGTGGCTTTTGGGTCCCAGCGGGGACCAATCCGGCACTCGTCACGATCCTGCTCACAGAAACCACGACGACTCTTCGGCCGGAAGACTCTTCAGCAACACTTGAACGCCGCCCCGTCGTCGCTCTTCCGGGTCCACAAACTTGAAAATCCACGAATTCAGGACGGAATTTAGCCAAGCGTGTCATTGGCGATTGGGTCCGATAAAACCTTTTCGCGATATCATCGCCCCCGATTTCTTGGCGAAGAAAGCGAAGAAATATGAGAAGATATTTTACACGAAAATATAGTTAGCAGGATGAGCTGTAGTTACGTTCTGTCAGATtgaagaagaattattcaaaattttcaattttcatgcgGCTTGCGTCTCCCGTTTTGCATTTCTGTTTTGGAAGTAATGAGATTTGGTTATCGATTTTGATACTCAAAATCATTTCACTTCCCATTCGATTCGCAGAACGCTTTCATCCTCacttgcgaaaaaaaagacaagcCGATTAAATATACAAACAGCATTAGAAATATGGATGTAGATAATATGCACGACAAGAAGACGTATcacaaaattcttttttcttcatttttgtatTCCGTGGGACATTCTATTCGAAAATCGGTTTCAATTCGACCTAACCTGTGGTAAACAAGACTTGCCTCACGTGCACGTGTACAGTGCACATGTGTGTGCACTTGCA includes the following:
- the LOC124219642 gene encoding uncharacterized protein; translation: MQKPLRELSRLCLGTAVSGGGGCGGGGGLQHVPTEICDEAKGGLPLLQVWPSDSPRGEADGQAQTFVFPDTQESVTDSGIDSIQVSPLPCGPICSGSPTTTPQPSRRPSLLHPDHARLYLHQLHHHHASGGSKCPSSPDKNSSIDEDPPPGPPSPSSSTTSSLHSMPSSAMASTHSQDRRRSSRYSMFDALDLEYALLRAAARGSVGPYSLSESLHKLTFTQSLAFPALARGLASKQSRLPAARPKQDAETGLNAFAKVVTALVLVLVSVLVFGVVYKFVRT